The window TGAACTGCCCAGAAACATGTTCAGCCAGGGCAACCTGTTGGCCGAGTGGTCCAACGAATGGGTGCGCGACATGGGCATCTTGGATGGCAAAGGCAGCAACAACTGGGTGGTGCCCGGCAGCCACACCGAAAGCGGTCATCCTTTGCTGGCCAATGACCCGCATTTGGCACTCAGTGCCCCGGCCATTTGGTACTTTGCACGCCTGCAGGCACCCGCCACGGTTTGGCAAGGGCAGTCTTTGCCCGCCTTGGACGTGATGGGCGCCACCTTGCCCGGCTTGCCGTTTGTGGTCTTGGGTCGCACCCGGGGTGTGGCTTGGGGCTTCACCAACACAGGCCCTGATGTGCAAGACCTGTATTTGGAACAACTGGATGCTTCACGTCCGGGTCAATACCGAACGCCTGAAGGCTGGGCCGATTTTGAGACTCGCCAAGAAACCATTCGCGTCAAAGGGCAGGGCGATGTGAGTTTGACTGTGCGCAGCACCCGGCATGGCCCGGTCATCAGCGATGTGCAACCACAGTACACCGGATTGCTCAACACGGCGGCTTACGCCATCAGCTTGCGCTGGTCGGCTCTCACGCCTGACAACTTCACCCTCGATGCTGGCATGCAGGCCAACTGGTCCCAAAATGTGACTCAGTTGACACAAGCCTTTGCGGGCCACCATTCGCCCATGCAAAGTGTGGTGATGGCCGATACACAAGGGGAGGTGGCTTTCAAGGCCATCGGCAAAGTGCCTGTACGTGGGCCAGCCAATGACATACGTGGCGTGGCCCCCGCGCCGGGATGGCTTGCGCACTACGACTGGCAGGGCTGGATTCCGTATGCAGAGAACCCAACGTTGAACAGCGCGCAAATTAAGGCCAAGGGCTGGCACGCCACGGCCAACCAGAACATCTTGCCAGCAGGCTATCCGCATTTTGTGGGTGCAGACTGGACGACCCCAGAGCGTTTTGACCGCATCGAGCAATTGATGGCCGCTACCCCTAAACACAGCCTGAAAAGCATGCAAGCGGTGCAAAACGATGTGTTGTCTTTGGGGGCCAAAGCCTTGTTGCCCCAAGCCTTGAAAGCGCAACCCGCTCACGCATTGGGTGATCGCGCCATGAAGTTGCTGGCCGACTTTGATGGGCAGATGCACACCGACAGTGCAGCAGCACTGATTTTGAACGTCTGGGCCGATGAGATGACTCGCGCCGTTTTGGTGCCGCGTTTGGGCGCAGAGCGTTTTCAGGGGCTCTATGGCAAGCGCCATTTCAGATCGGCATTGCAGGGCATTTTGTCCCGAGACGACAAATTCTGGTGTGGCGATGGCGGTTGTGCACCCGTGGCCAACGCCGCCATGGACCGCAGCGTGACCCGAATCTCAGCGAAACTGGGCCGTGATCCGAGCACTTGGCGTTGGGGATCTTGGCATCCCGCCATCAGCAGCCACAAGCCTTTTGGCAAAGTGCCTGGCTTGAATAAATGGTTCGATGTTCGTGTTGAAAGTGCAGGCGATTTGTTCACCGTGAACGTTGGCCAGTATTGGGCCAATGACAAAACTGAACCTTTTGCCAACCGCCACGCGGCATCGCTCAGGGCTGTGTACGACCTGAGCCCGGTGGGTGACTCCCGGTTCATCTACCAGACCGGTCAAAGCGGCCATGTGTTTTCGCCTCGCAGTCGCGACATGTCGCAAGCCTGGTCACAAGGTCAATACCGCGCTTTGCATTGGCCGTCCTCACCGTATCAGAACGAGCTTCGTTTGTCGCCCTGAACGCATCTGAGGCTCTAGCGGTGCTTGGGTCTCTGTGTTGACGCTTTTGGGATGAAGTCAACCTGTTTGTGGGGGACTTTAATTCTGGACTCTGCAAGACCCATGGGTTCAGCGCTGATCCCTGAGTTCTTTGTTTTGATTTTCACCATGTATTTTACTTTACATAATATACATCGTATGAAACATAAAAAACAAGATGGGGCTAGGCACAGGGTTTCAATTTAGCGAGCCACAGGTGCAGACTCAGCGCCACTGGTCTGACTTGCGGAAGATCTCTTTTGGCGAGCTGCCCATCGTGCCAAGCCTGCTTGCATCAACTCGATCGAGTTTTGCCTCTGACCGCGGACTGCAAAATCAAGCGCACTCAGGCCCAATTGGTTTTTGAGTGTGGGGTCGGCACCAGCCTGAATGAGCGCTTTGACGGATTCTGGGCTGCCGTACATCGCAGCCATCATCAAGGGCGTGGTGCCGTTGGGCGATTCGGCGTCAATGTAAGCACTGTGTTCCAGCAAATGCATGATCACAGGCACATGCCCCCTTGAAGCCGCGTAATGCAAAGGTGTCCAGCCAGTTTTGTTCACATCGGCATCGTTTTCGACCAGCTTTTCAACCAAGGCCAAATATCCCCTGAGAGCCGCGAGCATGAGCACGCTTTCGTCTTTGTCATTGCGAACCTCGACCTTGGTTTTGGGGTGTGCCGCCAACAATTCGGCCACTTTCAGAGAAGGTTCTCGGACTGCCAACATCAAAGCTGGAATGCCATCGGGGTTGACGGTGTTGGGGTCGAATCCACGCTGCAACAAGCCCTGAACCACACGAACATTGTCCGACTGAAGGGCTTTGAAGAAGTCTTCATAGGAACCGGCCAAGCTGAAAGTGCTTGATAAAATAAACCCAATAAAAACAACAATCTTTTTTGATAAATTAAAGTGTTTCATAAAGTTTAAATGGGAGTGATCAGGCGCCAGTTCTTGAGAACAACTGCAGGAAATTGCGCGTCGTCAACTCGCCCACGGCCTCCGAAGTAGAGCCACGCAACTCGGCCAACAACTTGGCCACATAAGGTACATACGAAGGGTTGTTGGTCTTTCCCCGATAAGGCACAGGGGCCAAATAAGGGCTGTCGGTTTCGATGAGCAGCCGGTCATCGGGCACAAACTTGGCCACTTCACGCAAGTCGGCCGCCGTTTTGAAAGTCAGGATCCCGGAAAACGAGATGTAGAACCCCAAGTCCAAAGCAGCACGAGCCACCTGTTGGCTTTCGGTGAAGCAATGGAAAACACCGCCCGCACACCCTTCCCCACCCGTTTCGCCCTCTTCTTTCAAGATGGCAATGGTGTCATCCGAAGCCTGACGTGTATGAATCACCAATGGCAATTGGGTTTGCCTCCCCGCTTGGATGTGGGTGCGAAAACGCTCGCGCTGCCATTCCATGTCGGCCACGGTGCGTCCACCTTTGCGCTCGTCCATTTGGTAGTAATCCAAGCCGGTCTCGCCAATCGCCACCACTTTGGGGCGGGCGGCGCCGTCCAGCAAGTCCTGCAGGCTGGGCTCAAGTACGCCTTCGTTGTCAGGATGAACACCCACCGTGGCCCACATGTTGCTGTTGGCCATGGCCAGGCCATGCACTTCGTCGAATTTCTCCAGCGTGGTGCAAATTACCAAGGCGCGGGTCACTTGGGCGGCGACCATGGCCTGCTGGATGTTGTCCAGTTCAATCATTAACTCGGGAAAATTCAGATGGCAATGGGAATCGGTGTACATGGCTCAGCCCTTGGACATCAGGGTTTGGTGGGCATCAGCGGTGAGGGCTTCGAGCATCAGACCGGCGTTAAAAGGGTGTTCGGCCGTGCGGGCCGACTGCATCAGCCGCTTGAACCAGTCGGTCAGCACCGCCACAGACGCCGTACTGGGCGGCAATTGCGAGGCCTCAAAGAACCTCGGCACAGCACCGGATTGGCGAAGCACCAGGTCGTGACAAAGCTTTTGCAAAGCGTCGATGGCCTGGGCCGGGCTCAAATCGGCCAAGTGCCGGGCATCGCCTTGGCGCATGGCCTTGGGCAAATGGGTCCACCAATCAGGTGACAAACCGGATTCGACCTGGCGCAGCACATCGGCAGGACGGCCGCCCGCACTGCGCAGCAAGTCTTGCGCCACAGCGGCGGGCACACCTTGATTTGTGAGCCACGGGAGTGCCTCATCGGCTTCGGGCCACTTCATCGTGTGGGCCAAGCAGCGGCTGCGGATGGTGGGCAGCAGCATGTGACTGGCCTCGGTGGCCAGTACAAAGCGCACGTCGCCGGGCGGCTCTTCCAGGGTTTTGAGAAGCGCATTGGCCGTGATGGTGTTCATGCGCTCGGCTGGAAACACCAGCACCGCCTTGCCGCGTCCTCGCGCATCGGTGCGCTGAGAAAACTCCACCGCGTCGCGCATCGCATCGACCCGGATCTCTTTGCTGGGTTTGCGGGTTTTTTTGTCGATTTCGTCCTGGGCCTTTTCGGACAAGGGCCAGCCCAGCTCGATCATCACCGTCTCGGGCATCAGTACCGCCAAGTCGGCGTGGGTGTGCACGGCAACCGCGTGGCAACTGGGGCAGTCGCCGCAGGCGCCTTGTGCTGTGGGTTTTTCGCACAGCCAGGCCGATGACAAAGCCAACGCCAACTCGTATTGGCCGAGGCCCGATGGACCTTGAAGCAACCAGGCATGACCTCGCTGGGCCAGCAAATCGGTGGCCTGCCGGGCAATCCAGGGGGCGTTCAAAACGGCGCTCATCCATCATTCCTTTGCAGCCAAAAGCGCACGGTACGGGAGACATCATCGCCCACGGCTTCCATGGTTTGCGCAGCGTCGATGCGGGCAAAACGGCTGGGCATCTCGGCTTGGCGGCGGGCGTAACCGGCCCGCACAGCGGCAAAAAAGTCAGCTGGTTGGGATTCGAACTTGTCCGGCACCCGGGCCGAAGCCAGCCGCTCAGCCGCGATCACGGGATCCAGGTCGAACCAAACGGTGAGGTCGGGTTGGCGCAAAGAGCCGTCAGGCAAGGCTTGCACCATGCGCTCAAGCTCACCCAAGACCTGCCACTCAAAGCCACGGCCACCGCCTTGGTAGGCGAAGGTGGCGTCGGTGAACCGGTCGCACAAAACCACCTCACCCCGGGCCAATGCGGGCTCGATCACCTGCACCAGATGTTCGCGGCGGGCCGCGAACATCAGCAGTGCTTCGGTCAAGGGGTCCATCGCCGCGTGCAGAACCAGCTCACGCAACTTTTCAGACAGCGGCGTGCCGCCCGGCTCGCGGGTCAGTACCACTGCCCTGCCCGCTTGGCGAAACAGTTCGGCCACGCGGGCGATGTGCGTGGACTTGCCCGCACCGTCGATGCCTTCAAAACTGATGAACAAACCGCGTGTCATGGTGGGAGATCAAAACAAAACCCCATTGTCGCAGGAGTCGCACCCCGATTGGCTTGGTCTATAACCACGATGCGACTGGCAAACCAAGACCTACTTTTGGCTTCTTTGGTAACGGTTCACGGCCCGGTTGTGCTCGTCCAGCGTCGCACTGAAGTGGCTGCTGCCGTCGCCTTTGGCCACAAAGTAAATGGCAGAAGTTTTGGCCGGTTGAACAGCAGCCAGCAAAGATGCTTTGCCCGGCATGGCGATGGGCGTGGGCGGCAGCCCGGCCCGGGTGTAGGTGTTCCAGGGGTTGTCGGTGGTGAGGTGGACCCGCCGCAAATTGCCGTCAAACGCCTCGCCCAGACCATAAATCACCGTCGGGTCGGTTTGTAGGCGCATGCCGATGCGCAAGCGGTTGTTAAAAACACCCGAAATCTGCCCCCGGTCTTCGGCTTTGCCCGTTTCTTTTTCGACAATACTCGCCAAAATCAACGCTTGCTCTGGGGATTGCAAAGCAGAGCCCGGTTGCCGAGCTTCCCACGCCTGCTGCAGGTGTTTGTCCATGGCTTTCATGGCCCGCTGCAACACCGCCAGATCACTGGTGCCCTTCGCGTACGAGTAGGTGTCTGGGTAAAAACGCCCTTCCGGGGCCACACCGGGGCGGCCCAGCTGCGCCATCAAAGCCTCATCTGACAGGGCGCGGCTGTCGGGTTTCAGGTTTTCGGCTTTGCCCAAGGCCTGACGCACTTGTCGCCAGTTCCAGCCCTCCACCACGGTCACGGTGCGCAGGCTTTCCTCACCCCGCACCAGCATGCGCAGCAGACGCTCTGGTGTTGTGCCTGGCGCAATTTCATAACTGCCTGCCCGCATTTGGCGTGATTGGCCTGATAAACGGAACCAAGCGTAGAGCAGTGTGGGCGAGGTTTGAGCGCCCGCATCGGCCACCGCTTGGGCAATGCCTTGCGCCGAGGTGCCGGGCTCGATCGACAAATCGAGTGGGGTCTGGCGGTTATCCAGCGGCTGCTGAACCCACCAGAAAGCGCCGCCCAGCAGGCCCAAGGCCACCAGCAACAGGCCGACCATCCACTTCATCAAGCCTTTGAGCACAGCCATGTCCTTGTTTGGGTATTGAAAACGTCGGGGGGATGATAATTCACGCCTTGCCAAACGACCGAGTTGCCACATGAACAGCCCTGCAGTTTTCAGCCCTGAGCTTCAAAGCCATTTGAATGGCAGTTGCCCCCTGCCCCATTGGGGCGTGATCCAGGCCCATGGTGAGGACGCTGCCAACTTTTTGCACAATCAACTGAGCAACGACGTGCTGCTCTTGCCCGTGGGCCAATCACGACTGGCGGCTTTCTGCTCGGCCAAAGGCCGCATGCAGGCCAGCTTTATCGTCATCAAAACTGCGCCAGACACCATTTTGCTGGTCTTGAGCCTGGATTTGCTCGCCCAGACCCTTAAGCGCCTGTCCATGTTTGTGGTGCGGGCCAAAGTCAAAATGAGCGACGCCACGGGTCAATGGCAATTGCGCGGCTTGATGGGCGACAGCGCCCGGGCTGCAGTGGGCCAGGCCGCGCCTTGGCAAACCACGGCCCAGGATGGCGTGCACACTGTGGCGCTTTATCCCGCCGTACTGGGCGAGTCCCACATTCCCCGCGCTTTGTGGATCGCCCCTGCTGGACATGCGCTGCCTGCTGGTGCAGATGCACCCACCGATCTGTGGCAATGGGCCGAAGTGATGAGCGGCCTGACTTTGGTCAGCCAACCCGTTTTCGAGGCTTTTGTGCCCCAAATGCTCAATTACGAATCGGTGGGCGGTGTGAATTTCAAAAAAGGCTGCTACCCCGGACAAGAAGTGGTGGCCCGCAGCCAGTTCCGTGGAACGCTCAAGCGCCGCACAGCCCTTGTGCACAGCCCAGTGGCCTTGGCCGCCGGGCAAGACATCTTCACGCCCGCCGACCCCGAGCAGCCCTGCGCCACCGTGGTGCTGTGTGCCGCCCGCCCGGATGGGCAGGGTTTTGACGCACTGGTCAGCGGCACCACCGAGAGCCTGCAAACTGGTTGGCGTGTGGGCAGTTCAGAAGGCGAGTCTTTGGCTCTTTTGCCCCTGCCCTATCCGCTGCTGGCAGACATCTGAGCGCCTGTAAGCGCCGCTTCAACAGGCTTAAAGCTGGCGCACCATCTCGATGTGCGCAATCCCCGCATCTTCAAAAATCGCCCCATGCGGGGTAAAGCCTGAACGTTTGTAAAAGCCTTCGGCACAGCATTGGGCGTGAAGGATCACCTCTTTGTCACCCCGGTGCTGCGCCGCGTCCATCAGGGCGTGCAGCACGCGGCGGCCCAGGTCGCTGCCGCGCATCTGCTTTTTGACCGCCATGCGTCCAATGCGGGCCACACCGGGGGCGTGTTGGATCAAGCGGCCCGTGGCCAGGCAAAAGCCCATGCGGTTGAGTGCCACGGCGTGCAAGGCGGTCTCGTCTTCGTGGTCCAACTCCAATTCAACCGGAACTTTTTGCTCTTGTACAAACACCTCGTGGCGCAGCGGGCTGGCCAGTTTCTGGAAGTCGTGCCACGAGCCCACATGCACCTGAACCATGTCTTCGCCGCGCTCAAAGCCCTCCAGCATGTCGCGCAGCGGGGCCGCAATGGGCTGGTTCTTTTTGGCCACCGGGTCGGCGTACACATAGACCAGTTCGCTGGTGATCAACAACTCATCACCCCGAAAAATCGCCCCCGCAAACGTCATGGACGAGTTGCCCACCCGGTCGCAGCGCATGCAGACATCCAGAAAATCGTCCATCTCGGCGCTGGCGTGGTACTCGACGCTGGCCTTTTTGACGAACAAGTCACCACCAAGCTGGTGCATGGTCTCAGCGTAGGGCATGGCCAACTGCCGCCAGTAATCGGTCACGGCGGTGTCAAAGTACATGAGGTAGTGACCGTTGAACACGATCTTTTGCATGTCCACTTCAACCCAGCGCACGCGCATGCGGTGAGAAAAACGGAAGTCTTGGCGTTTCATAGGTTCAACTTTCAAAAGCATGTTTTAAGGCCCGGCCCGCATCGGCGTGCGCTTGCAGGGCGTCAGGAATGGCGCGGCCCATGGTGATAAAACCATGCACCACGCCTTTGTAAATCTCCAGATCAACCGCCACACCCGCCATGCGCAGGGTATCGGCGTATTGCACGCCCTCGTCCACCAGCGGGTCGCATTCGGCCAGACCGATCCAGGCGGGAGCCAAGCCTGTGTGATCGTTTGCATTCATGGGGGCAAAGCGCCAATCATCGCGGTCAGCCTGGTCGATGTAGTTGTCAAAAAACCAATCCACTGTCCCCTTGTCGAGCATGAAGCCTTCTGCAAAGGTGTGGTGCGAAGCGGTGTCTTGCCGGGCGATGCAGCCAGGGTAAAACAGCAGCTGCAGGCGCAGGGGCAGACCGGCATCACGGGCCATCAGGGCGCACACGGCGGCCAAAGTGCCGCCCGCGCTGTCGCCGCCCACGGCCAGGCGTGTGGTGTCCAAACCCAAGGTCTGACCGTTATGGTGGAGCCAGTGCAAGGCGTCCCAACTGTCGTGCACCGCCGTTGGAAAGCGGTGCTCGGGCGCCAGCCGGTAATCGAGCGACACCACGACGCAGTGACCCAGGCGCGAGAGTTGGCGACACAGCACGTCGTGGGTCGTCAGGCTCCCGACCGAGAAACCACCGCCGTGGATGTACATCAGCACAGGCAAAGCAACATCGCTGCGCGGGGCATACAGCCGGGCGGGCATGGCGTGGCCATCGCGTGCGGGTATGAGAATGTCTTCTACCCGGTTGACTTTGGGCGCAGGCTGCAGGTCGAGCATAGGCCCGCCAATGTCGTAAAACGCTCTAGCCTGTGCGGGCGTCATGGCGGCCATCGGTGGACGGCCTGCGCGGTGTACCCGCTCGATCAAACTGCGCGTGGCGGCGTTCAGCAAGTCGCGAGGGTTGGAGTGGTGGCTGCTCATGGGGAAGGAGGCGTGAGACCTTGTCGACGACAGCAGGTTGGGGCAACAAGGCAAACAAGGGTGACAGCCCCGGCCTTGCAGGAGTGCGTTCCTGCATCAAAATGGGCCTTGATCGTACAACGCCCTGCCCAGCGGTTCTGTCACTTCTGAACCCGGGCTCTTGATTGGAGTTTTCTCATGTCCTTCATCAACTATGTCACCCAGATCCAGATCGACTTTGGCGCAGTGAAACTGTTGCAAGCCGAGTGTGAGCGTGTGGGCATCCGCAAGCCCCTGATCGTGACCGATGCGGGTGTGAAAGCCGCAGGGGTGCTGCAAAAAGCGCTTGACGCCTTGCCCGACCTGCCCGTCACCGTGTTTGACCAAACACCTTCGAATCCGACCGAGTCTGCAGTTCGCGCCGCAGCGGCCATGTACAAACAGCATGGCTGCGACGGCCTGATCGCAGTGGGCGGCGGCTCGGCGATTGACTGCGCCAAAGGCGTAGCCATTGCCGTGAGCCACGAAGGCCCGCTCAAAACCTACGCCACCATTGAAGGCGGTTCGCTCAAAATCACCGACCGCGTGGCCCCCATCATCGCCGTGCCCACCACCAGCGGCACCGGCAGCGAAGTGGCCCGGGGCGCGATTTTGATTCTGGACGATGGCCGAAAAGTCGGTTTTCACAGCTGGTTTATTGTGCCCAAGGCCGCCATTTGCGACCCCGAATTGACCTTCGGCCTGCCGCCCATCCTGACGGCAGCCACGGGCATGGACGCGGTGGCGCACTGCATGGAAACCTTCATGGCCGCCCCCTTCAACCCGCCTGCCGACGGCATCGCGCTCGATGGCCTGGCCCGGGGCTGGGCCCATATTGAACGCGCCACGGTCAATGGCCAGGACCGCGATGCACGCCTGAACATGATGAGCGCCAGCATGCAAGGCGCCATGGCTTTCCAAAAAGGCCTGGGCTGCGTGCACTCGCTCAGCCACAGCTTGGGCGGCGTCAACCCGCGCCTGCACCACGGCACTTTGAACGCCATGTTTTTGCCCGCGGTGGTGAAGTTCAATGCGGCGGCTGAAAGCGTGCAAAAAGAAAATCGCCTGAACCGCATGGCCCAGGCCATGGGCCTGCAAAGCGGCTCTGACATTCCCGACGCCATCCGCGACATGTGCGCCCGCCTGGGCCTGCCCACGGGCTTGGGTGCGATGGGCGTGACCGAGGGCTTGTTTGATCAGGTCATCACCGGTGCGCTGGCCGACCACTGCCACAAGACCAACCCACGCATCGCCTCAGCAGACGAATACCGGGACATGCTGCTGACCAGCATGTGAGCTTGGTGAGTTACTTGAGCTTAGACCTGTCGGGATCGGGCTGCCTTTTTGTCTGCCAACTTGGCCTTGGACCTTGCCCTGGCCTGCGCCTTGGCCAAATGGCCTCGCAAAGCAGCATGCCACGATGACTTGGCCCAGCGCATGGCATCTTCAGGCGCATCAAAAATCGCATCAGGCGCAGCCCAATACGACAGCGCCACGTCCTTGCCTTTCATGGCGTAAGTGAACGGCAATAGGCCCAGCGCCTCGAATTCAGGTCGGTTGACCTCATCGGTTTTAAGGTATAGCCGCTGGTCCACCACGATGGCGAACATCAGCCCCTCGTGGTACAGCCCGTGCCCGCCAAACATGCGGCGGGCCGACACAGGTGCCCAATCTTCCAGCAACTCCTGCACAAAAGGAACGAAGTCGCTCATTGGCGATTCAGTTTCAGGGCGCGTCGTGGTGAGGCATCTTGGCCCCCACATGGATCTCGCCCCGAGACTCGGCGAGCTCCACCTGGCGTTGGCGTTCAGCCAATTTTTCCTTTTGCTCGGGGGTGCGTTGATCGTGGCAGTGCTCACAGCTCACGCCCAACACGTAGTGAGGCGACTGCTTGTCTTGTTCGCTCAATGGCCAACGGCATGAACGGCAAAGCTCATGGCTGCCCAGACCCAGACCATGGCCCACGCTCACGCGCTCGTCAAACACAAAACACTCGCCTTCCCAGGTGCTTTGCTCAGGCGGGATTTCTTCCAAGTACTTGAGAATGCCGCCCTCGAGGTGGTACACCTCGTCAAAGCCGCGCATTTTCATGAGTGCGGTAGATTTCTCACAGCGAATGCCACCCGTGCAAAACATGGCCACCTTGGTCTTTTTGGCGGCTTCCCCTTGCAAATGGGGCTGCGCGTCCAGCCAAGCGGGCAGCTGCACAAAGTTCTTGATGTTCGGATTGATCGCGCCCTTGAAGGTGCCAATGGCCACCTCGTAGTCGTTGCGGGTGTCGATGACCACCACATCTGGGTCGGCCAGCAAGGCGTTCCAGTCGGCGGGTTTGACGTATTGGCCCACCGTCTTGTTGGGATCCAACTCGGGCACGCGCAAAGTCACGATCTCTTTTTTGAGCTTGACCTTCATGCGGGTGAAAGGCGGTTTGGGGCTCCAGGATTCTTTGTGCACCAAGCTGGCCAGGCGCGGATCGGCCCGTAAAAACGCCAGCACGGTGCGGATGCCGTCTTCAGGCCCTGCAATCGTACCGTTGATGC is drawn from Limnohabitans sp. 63ED37-2 and contains these coding sequences:
- the trhO gene encoding oxygen-dependent tRNA uridine(34) hydroxylase TrhO: MSTAPLYLTAALYIFVDLPDFEALQAPLQACCEDNDVKGTLLLAHEGINGTIAGPEDGIRTVLAFLRADPRLASLVHKESWSPKPPFTRMKVKLKKEIVTLRVPELDPNKTVGQYVKPADWNALLADPDVVVIDTRNDYEVAIGTFKGAINPNIKNFVQLPAWLDAQPHLQGEAAKKTKVAMFCTGGIRCEKSTALMKMRGFDEVYHLEGGILKYLEEIPPEQSTWEGECFVFDERVSVGHGLGLGSHELCRSCRWPLSEQDKQSPHYVLGVSCEHCHDQRTPEQKEKLAERQRQVELAESRGEIHVGAKMPHHDAP